In one Saccharibacillus brassicae genomic region, the following are encoded:
- a CDS encoding GH32 C-terminal domain-containing protein translates to MSDLLRINNSDNNDNGLLLHWPFDEGSGPVAVERLSGRADSVEHVLRNPPFAEARDPQWRTGPGGEARGSLLFDGYSTFIAHPIGTDEAIERADGLSALSVGAWIAPRSYEHGDPRHPAAIAARCDRDAGRGFLLGTSSHGSWTFQFGLSDGRWIELWAPDEARLPKGQWSHAYGVFDGEAGTAKLYLNGREAASLPVPQGSRLRPASGTELWIGRHPQGVRFARAFERQRFAGLLGGLRIYGRALAEAEIAEAYAGVRRACGGNHPPLGSGQIRLDRSALASDRHRPQYHAHPPAHWMNEPHAPVYFEGKYHLFYQHNPQGPFFHHLHWGHWISEDLVHWRDLPVALAPEDDGLAADGIWSGSASYDADGLPVLFFTAGHTQASPDQSVALARSTYAEDGDAELVRWTKHPEPLIVQQPDQGRFGDFRDPFVWREGDRWYALVGSGTAEGGGTAYAYVSTDLLNWTYKGPFYIADMERSPYLGPIWELPVLLPLGRDAGGAEKHLLLISPVGAGADVEVFYWIGTLDRESLSFVPDDEEPQLIDVGDFHFTGPSGMVDPKTGRLIVFTIAQGDRTPEMEYASGWAHNAGLPLQVWLREDGRLGLGPIEELESLRGEKLADLRDVGADEANRLLSGIEGDMLEIKVELRADGADRWGLAVRRSPGGEEETTLFYDSAESRLGVDRSKTTLDPREQGGGVQSGRLDLGGDTLKLHVYLDRSMIEAYANGLKSVTTRAYPSRTDALGVQVWGNGGVQVTSLEIWEMRSIWEVG, encoded by the coding sequence ATGAGCGATCTCCTACGCATCAATAACAGCGACAACAACGACAACGGCCTGCTGCTGCATTGGCCGTTCGACGAAGGCAGCGGACCGGTCGCGGTCGAACGCTTGTCCGGCCGAGCCGATTCCGTCGAACACGTGCTGCGGAATCCGCCGTTCGCCGAGGCGCGCGATCCGCAGTGGCGCACCGGGCCGGGCGGCGAAGCACGCGGCAGCCTGCTGTTTGACGGATACTCGACATTTATCGCGCATCCGATCGGGACGGACGAAGCGATCGAACGCGCAGACGGCCTGTCCGCGCTGAGCGTCGGCGCATGGATCGCTCCACGTTCGTACGAGCACGGCGACCCTCGGCATCCGGCCGCGATCGCGGCGCGCTGCGACCGGGACGCGGGACGCGGATTTCTGCTCGGAACGTCCAGTCACGGCTCCTGGACGTTCCAGTTCGGGCTGAGCGACGGCCGCTGGATCGAACTCTGGGCGCCGGACGAAGCCCGGCTGCCCAAAGGGCAATGGTCGCATGCCTACGGCGTGTTCGACGGGGAAGCGGGCACGGCGAAGCTGTACCTGAACGGCCGGGAAGCCGCTTCGCTTCCGGTGCCGCAGGGCTCGCGCCTGAGGCCGGCTTCCGGTACGGAGCTGTGGATCGGGCGCCATCCGCAGGGGGTGCGGTTTGCCCGGGCGTTCGAACGGCAGCGCTTCGCCGGCCTGCTCGGCGGACTGCGGATCTACGGCCGGGCGCTTGCCGAAGCGGAGATCGCCGAGGCTTACGCCGGCGTGCGCCGCGCCTGCGGCGGAAATCATCCGCCGCTTGGGAGCGGGCAGATCCGGCTGGACCGGTCGGCTCTGGCGTCGGATCGGCATCGCCCGCAGTATCACGCCCATCCGCCGGCGCACTGGATGAACGAGCCGCATGCGCCCGTATACTTCGAAGGCAAATACCATTTGTTTTACCAGCACAATCCGCAGGGTCCTTTTTTCCATCATCTGCATTGGGGACATTGGATCAGCGAAGATCTGGTGCATTGGCGGGACCTGCCGGTCGCGCTGGCGCCGGAAGACGACGGACTCGCTGCCGACGGCATCTGGTCGGGCAGCGCTTCGTACGACGCCGACGGCCTGCCCGTGCTGTTCTTCACGGCCGGCCATACCCAGGCTTCGCCGGATCAAAGCGTGGCGCTGGCGCGCAGCACGTATGCCGAAGACGGGGACGCCGAGCTGGTTCGCTGGACCAAACATCCGGAGCCGCTGATCGTGCAGCAGCCGGATCAGGGACGGTTCGGCGATTTCCGGGACCCGTTCGTATGGCGGGAAGGCGATCGCTGGTACGCGCTGGTCGGCTCTGGCACGGCGGAAGGCGGCGGGACCGCTTACGCCTACGTCTCGACGGACCTGCTGAACTGGACGTACAAAGGGCCGTTCTACATAGCGGACATGGAGCGCTCTCCTTATCTCGGCCCGATCTGGGAACTGCCGGTGCTGCTGCCGCTCGGCCGGGACGCGGGCGGCGCGGAGAAGCATCTGCTGCTGATTAGCCCGGTCGGCGCCGGAGCGGACGTCGAAGTGTTCTACTGGATCGGGACGCTGGACCGCGAATCGCTGTCGTTCGTGCCGGACGACGAAGAACCGCAGCTGATCGACGTCGGCGATTTCCATTTTACCGGGCCGAGCGGCATGGTCGATCCGAAGACCGGCCGCTTGATCGTCTTCACGATCGCGCAGGGCGATCGCACGCCGGAGATGGAATACGCGTCGGGCTGGGCGCATAACGCGGGGCTTCCGCTGCAGGTATGGCTGCGCGAAGACGGCAGGCTCGGCCTCGGGCCGATCGAAGAGCTGGAGAGTCTGCGCGGCGAGAAGCTGGCGGATCTCCGCGACGTCGGAGCGGACGAAGCGAACCGTCTGCTGTCCGGCATCGAAGGCGACATGCTGGAGATCAAGGTTGAACTGCGGGCGGACGGTGCGGACCGATGGGGGCTTGCGGTCAGACGTTCTCCGGGCGGCGAGGAAGAGACGACGCTGTTCTACGACAGCGCCGAATCGCGGCTTGGCGTCGACCGTTCGAAGACGACGCTCGACCCGCGCGAGCAGGGCGGCGGTGTGCAGAGCGGACGGCTGGATCTCGGCGGCGACACGCTCAAGCTGCATGTGTATCTGGACCGCTCGATGATCGAAGCGTACGCGAACGGATTGAAAAGCGTGACGACAAGGGCTTATCCGAGCCGAACCGATGCGCTTGGCGTGCAAGTATGGGGGAACGGCGGCGTGCAGGTGACGTCGCTGGAAATTTGGGAAATGCGGTCGATTTGGGAAGTCGGCTGA
- a CDS encoding PfkB family carbohydrate kinase has translation MLDFTAIGEVLIDFAPSGEPDGKLPTFTGNPGGAPANAAAALARLGHPSALIACVGNDAFGALLRDTLRECGIDVSDVRVTDEANTTLAFVHLDEDGDRSFSFYRKPGADMMLTEDDLPADLIERSRILHFGSVTLTHEPARSATKAAVERARAAGATITFDPNVRLDLWTDEAAAREQIRWGLERADIVKVSEEEVLFLTGIAGVERGAAKLREQFAGRLLVVTLGERGCYYEAGGSSGYVRGYEVDVVNTTGAGDAFFGCLLHALLEYGLDSLPAETELRRALAFANAGGALVTTRPGALRAMPAAEEAAELMERAAPHDYTENFRPQFHFTPEWHWMNDPNGLVFYEGEYHLFYQHHPHSSVWGPMHWGHAISRDLIRWEHRPIALLPDEHGFIFSGCCVVDPNDSSGWFGGGSGLVALFTHASDDPGSGRPVQRQSLAYSRDKGRTWEKYAGNPVLEEADCPDFRDPKVFWHADTGRWIMLLAAGDHIRFYRSADLKSWEFASEFGRSEGSHDGVWECPDLFELPVEGGGGSRWVMIVSIGDNPACPEGSRTQYFTGRFDGLSFVNDAPAGRVLWLDHGRDNYAGVTWSDVSAEDGRRLFIGWMSNWKYANITPTEGWRSAMTLPRTLSLRAGAEQPELVQLPVREVESLREATETASGAVLAPGSALRMEAGAGLIEIEAEIGTGSAEEISISFRSGESGETTIGYEPQREWLYIDRTHSGVTEFHEAFACRHGVRARSEDGRLKLRIWLDRSSVEVFADGGAAVLTDQIFPSAPVDGIEFRARGGEVRFERLNVHRLGSAYAEPAAHTIEEGSLSR, from the coding sequence ATGCTTGATTTTACCGCAATCGGAGAAGTACTGATCGATTTTGCGCCGTCCGGGGAACCGGACGGCAAACTCCCGACGTTTACGGGCAATCCGGGAGGCGCCCCGGCGAACGCGGCCGCGGCGCTGGCCCGGCTGGGACATCCTTCGGCGCTGATCGCCTGCGTGGGCAACGACGCGTTCGGCGCCCTGCTGCGCGACACTTTGCGCGAATGCGGCATCGACGTCTCCGACGTCCGCGTGACGGACGAAGCGAATACGACGTTGGCGTTCGTGCATCTGGACGAAGACGGCGACCGTTCGTTCAGCTTCTACCGCAAGCCCGGCGCGGACATGATGCTGACCGAAGATGATCTGCCGGCGGATCTGATCGAACGCAGCCGCATCCTGCATTTCGGCTCCGTGACGCTGACGCACGAACCGGCCCGCAGCGCGACGAAAGCGGCGGTCGAACGCGCGCGCGCCGCGGGAGCGACGATCACATTCGATCCGAACGTGCGGCTTGATCTGTGGACGGACGAAGCGGCGGCGCGGGAGCAGATCCGGTGGGGACTGGAGCGGGCCGACATCGTCAAAGTGTCGGAAGAAGAAGTGCTGTTCCTGACCGGCATCGCCGGCGTCGAACGCGGAGCGGCGAAGCTGCGGGAACAATTCGCCGGACGGCTGCTCGTCGTCACGCTCGGAGAACGCGGCTGTTATTACGAAGCCGGCGGCAGTTCCGGGTACGTGCGCGGCTACGAAGTGGACGTCGTCAATACGACCGGGGCGGGCGACGCGTTCTTCGGCTGCCTGCTGCATGCCCTGCTGGAATACGGCCTCGATTCGCTGCCGGCAGAGACCGAACTGCGCCGGGCGCTTGCGTTCGCCAACGCCGGCGGCGCGCTGGTCACGACCCGGCCCGGCGCGCTGCGGGCGATGCCTGCCGCCGAAGAAGCGGCGGAGCTGATGGAGCGCGCCGCGCCGCATGATTATACGGAAAATTTCCGTCCGCAGTTCCATTTCACGCCCGAGTGGCATTGGATGAACGATCCGAACGGGCTCGTCTTCTATGAAGGCGAATACCATCTGTTCTACCAGCATCATCCGCATTCGAGCGTCTGGGGACCGATGCATTGGGGACATGCGATCAGCCGCGACCTGATCCGCTGGGAGCATCGCCCTATCGCTCTGCTGCCCGACGAGCACGGCTTCATCTTCTCCGGCTGCTGCGTCGTCGACCCTAACGACAGCAGCGGATGGTTCGGCGGCGGTTCCGGGCTGGTCGCTCTGTTTACCCATGCGTCCGACGATCCGGGCAGCGGACGTCCGGTGCAGCGCCAGAGCCTGGCCTACAGCCGCGACAAAGGCCGGACGTGGGAGAAATACGCCGGAAATCCGGTGCTGGAAGAAGCAGACTGCCCCGACTTCCGCGATCCGAAAGTGTTCTGGCACGCCGATACGGGCCGCTGGATCATGCTGCTGGCCGCCGGCGACCATATTCGCTTCTATCGGTCCGCCGATCTGAAGAGTTGGGAATTCGCCAGCGAATTCGGCCGCAGCGAAGGGTCCCATGACGGCGTCTGGGAATGTCCCGACCTGTTCGAACTTCCGGTCGAAGGCGGAGGCGGAAGCCGCTGGGTGATGATCGTCAGCATCGGCGACAACCCGGCCTGCCCGGAAGGCTCGCGCACGCAGTATTTCACCGGCCGCTTCGACGGTCTGTCGTTCGTCAACGACGCGCCGGCCGGGCGCGTGCTCTGGCTCGATCACGGCCGGGACAATTATGCGGGCGTCACATGGTCGGACGTCTCCGCGGAAGACGGGCGCCGCTTGTTCATCGGCTGGATGAGCAACTGGAAATACGCCAATATTACGCCGACCGAAGGCTGGCGCAGCGCAATGACGCTGCCGAGGACGCTGTCGCTGCGGGCCGGAGCGGAGCAGCCGGAGCTGGTGCAGCTTCCGGTGCGCGAAGTCGAGAGTCTGCGCGAAGCGACGGAGACGGCGTCCGGCGCGGTGCTTGCGCCGGGTTCGGCGCTGCGTATGGAAGCGGGAGCGGGGCTGATCGAGATCGAGGCGGAGATCGGGACCGGGTCCGCGGAAGAGATCTCGATCTCGTTCCGGTCCGGCGAATCGGGCGAGACGACGATCGGATACGAACCGCAGCGCGAATGGCTGTATATCGACCGGACGCATTCGGGCGTGACGGAGTTCCATGAAGCGTTCGCCTGCCGGCACGGCGTTCGGGCCCGGAGCGAAGACGGGCGGCTCAAGCTGCGGATCTGGCTCGACCGGAGTTCGGTCGAAGTGTTCGCGGACGGCGGAGCGGCCGTGCTGACCGACCAGATCTTCCCGTCGGCCCCGGTAGACGGGATCGAATTCCGGGCGCGGGGCGGGGAAGTCCGCTTCGAACGTCTGAACGTGCACCGGCTGGGATCGGCGTACGCCGAACCGGCGGCGCACACGATCGAAGAAGGGAGCTTGTCCCGATGA
- a CDS encoding ABC transporter substrate-binding protein, with amino-acid sequence MSRKLWKKPAWKSASVLMLTSVMVLGGCGGGAQEDHVGKADQDDNFNATGLPIVDDTITLKMVSQKSALAPDYGEMEIFKKLQDSTHVQVEWNNIPDTDFAEKKNLLFASGDIPDAFYSAGLSDYELVNYGKDGTLLPLEDLIEQYAPNLKALLEKRPDIRANITAPDGHIYGLPSWEENDLGSNPFFHAINKTWLDKLGLKVPQTLDEYTQALQAFKTQDPNGNGKADELPLSFMHMQWCMDIGGLFGAFGMPDNMEHRIVRDGKVIFTANQPEYKEALKYVHDNWYAKGLIDPESFTQDAAQYLAKGKSPDETLGSFVWWEVAEMTGAERADDYVLLPPLTGPDGDRTIGRGNGGGPARGAFSITKENQYPEATMRWIDEQYEPYMAAQVHWGPLGVVFEKDAAGKLVNLPLPEGTNAGEFRQTVAVGAGAPGVITKEDLGVVVDLEPRAQQRMDDLEKYYMPYMEKENYPSLFFEPDELDTINRIEPELLKYVNTQRGKFIVDGGADEEWDAYVQTLEKMGLNELMEIYQTGLDRYNASLKQ; translated from the coding sequence ATGTCCAGAAAATTGTGGAAAAAACCGGCTTGGAAAAGTGCGAGCGTGCTGATGCTGACGAGCGTGATGGTGCTGGGCGGATGCGGCGGCGGCGCTCAGGAAGACCATGTGGGCAAAGCCGACCAGGACGACAACTTCAACGCGACCGGGCTGCCGATCGTCGACGACACGATCACGCTGAAGATGGTGTCGCAGAAGTCGGCGCTGGCGCCGGATTACGGCGAAATGGAAATTTTCAAAAAATTGCAGGACAGCACCCATGTTCAGGTCGAGTGGAACAACATCCCGGACACCGATTTTGCGGAAAAGAAAAACTTGCTGTTCGCCAGCGGAGACATTCCCGATGCGTTCTACAGCGCCGGCCTGTCCGACTACGAACTCGTGAATTACGGCAAAGACGGCACGCTGCTTCCGCTGGAAGACTTGATCGAGCAGTATGCGCCGAACCTCAAAGCTTTATTGGAAAAGCGTCCGGATATCCGCGCGAACATCACGGCGCCCGACGGGCATATTTACGGCCTGCCTTCCTGGGAAGAGAACGATCTCGGCTCCAATCCGTTTTTCCACGCGATCAACAAGACCTGGCTCGACAAGCTCGGCCTCAAGGTGCCGCAGACGCTCGACGAATATACGCAGGCGCTGCAGGCGTTCAAGACGCAGGACCCGAACGGCAACGGCAAAGCGGACGAACTTCCGCTCAGCTTCATGCATATGCAGTGGTGCATGGATATCGGCGGCCTCTTCGGCGCTTTCGGCATGCCGGATAACATGGAGCACCGGATCGTACGCGACGGCAAAGTCATCTTCACCGCCAATCAGCCGGAATACAAGGAAGCGCTTAAGTACGTGCACGACAACTGGTACGCCAAAGGGCTGATCGATCCCGAATCGTTCACCCAGGATGCCGCCCAGTATTTGGCCAAAGGCAAATCGCCGGACGAGACGCTCGGTTCCTTCGTCTGGTGGGAAGTCGCGGAGATGACCGGGGCGGAGCGCGCCGACGATTACGTGCTGCTGCCACCGCTGACCGGACCGGACGGCGATCGCACGATCGGCCGGGGCAACGGCGGCGGGCCGGCACGGGGCGCGTTCTCGATCACGAAAGAGAATCAGTATCCGGAAGCGACGATGCGCTGGATCGACGAGCAGTACGAGCCTTACATGGCTGCGCAGGTCCATTGGGGGCCGCTTGGCGTCGTGTTCGAGAAAGATGCCGCAGGCAAGCTCGTGAATCTGCCGCTTCCGGAAGGCACGAATGCCGGCGAATTCCGTCAGACCGTGGCCGTAGGGGCAGGCGCGCCGGGCGTCATCACGAAGGAAGACCTCGGCGTGGTCGTCGATCTCGAACCGCGGGCGCAGCAGCGTATGGACGATCTGGAGAAATACTACATGCCTTATATGGAAAAAGAAAATTATCCGAGCCTCTTCTTCGAACCGGACGAGTTGGACACGATCAACCGTATTGAGCCCGAGCTGCTGAAATACGTCAACACGCAGCGCGGCAAGTTTATCGTCGACGGCGGCGCGGACGAGGAATGGGACGCTTATGTGCAGACGCTGGAGAAAATGGGACTGAACGAATTGATGGAAATTTACCAAACGGGCCTCGACCGCTATAACGCTTCCCTGAAGCAGTAA
- a CDS encoding carbohydrate ABC transporter permease — MNLLTKRKTKGDFWFDVVNYSLLTIVMLLVLFPLYFVLIASFSDPNLIYSGEVWLFPKGFTLEGYERIFQDAAIWTGYANSLLYASVGTFIGVAVTLCAAYPLARKDLYGKTAIMWFLLVTMFFSGGLIPTYLLIKDLNMLDSLWALVLPGAGAVFNVIIVRTFFQSSIPDEMWEAASIDGCSNARFFWSMVLPLSKSIVAVMVLYHVVGFWNGFFDAMIYLSDEQKYPLQLVLRNILVQNQVNSSMMIDVESYAAKLRVTELIKYGVIIVASLPLLALYPFLQKYFVKGVMIGSIKG, encoded by the coding sequence ATGAACTTATTGACGAAAAGAAAAACGAAAGGCGATTTCTGGTTCGACGTCGTCAACTACTCGCTGCTGACGATCGTCATGCTGCTCGTGCTGTTCCCGCTGTACTTCGTCCTGATCGCGTCGTTCAGCGACCCGAACCTGATCTACTCCGGCGAAGTATGGCTGTTCCCGAAAGGATTCACGCTAGAAGGCTACGAGCGTATCTTCCAGGACGCGGCGATCTGGACGGGCTACGCCAATTCGCTGCTCTACGCTTCGGTCGGGACGTTTATCGGCGTGGCGGTGACGCTGTGCGCGGCTTATCCGCTTGCGCGCAAAGACCTCTACGGCAAAACGGCGATCATGTGGTTCCTGCTCGTGACGATGTTCTTCAGCGGCGGACTCATTCCGACGTATCTGCTGATCAAGGACCTGAACATGCTCGACAGCCTGTGGGCGCTCGTGCTGCCGGGAGCCGGGGCGGTCTTCAACGTCATCATCGTCCGCACTTTCTTCCAGTCTTCGATCCCGGACGAGATGTGGGAAGCCGCCTCGATCGACGGCTGCTCCAACGCCCGCTTTTTCTGGAGTATGGTGCTGCCGCTGTCCAAGTCTATCGTCGCGGTCATGGTGCTGTATCACGTCGTCGGGTTCTGGAACGGATTTTTCGACGCCATGATCTATTTGAGCGACGAGCAGAAATATCCGCTGCAGCTCGTGCTGCGCAACATCCTCGTCCAGAACCAGGTGAATTCCAGCATGATGATCGACGTGGAATCGTACGCGGCCAAGCTGCGGGTGACCGAGCTGATCAAGTACGGCGTCATCATCGTGGCCAGCCTGCCGCTGCTCGCCCTGTATCCGTTCCTGCAAAAATATTTCGTCAAAGGCGTCATGATCGGCTCGATCAAAGGCTGA
- a CDS encoding ABC transporter permease, translating to MISRQSLTGRSEVKAKRNVWSRIKRDYQLYLFLLPIVAIYLVFRYYPMYGVQIAFKDFSPSQGIWGSEWVGFKHFADFFGAYNFWQIMENTLLLSFLSLLFSFPAPILIALLLNQMMAKKYKSFVQTVIYAPHFISTVVLVGMLGVFLSPNRGIVNHVITWFGGQPILFMADAGWFRPLYILSGIWQETGFATIIYLASLAGVNPELHEAAIMDGASKWKRVLNVDIPSILPTIVILLILALGNVMSIGFEKAFLMQSDLNYSASNIIPTYVYETGIQKAQYSFSTAVGLFNSAINIILIFAVNRIAKKLTETSLW from the coding sequence ATGATATCAAGACAAAGCTTGACCGGACGCTCGGAAGTCAAAGCGAAACGAAACGTCTGGAGCCGGATCAAAAGGGATTACCAACTGTATCTGTTCTTGCTTCCAATCGTGGCGATCTATCTGGTGTTCCGGTACTACCCGATGTATGGCGTGCAGATCGCGTTCAAGGATTTCTCGCCCAGCCAGGGCATCTGGGGCAGCGAATGGGTCGGATTCAAGCATTTTGCCGACTTTTTCGGCGCGTACAACTTCTGGCAGATCATGGAGAACACGCTGCTGCTGAGCTTTCTCTCGCTGCTGTTCAGTTTTCCGGCTCCGATCCTTATCGCCCTGCTGCTGAACCAGATGATGGCGAAGAAGTACAAGAGCTTCGTCCAGACCGTCATCTACGCGCCGCACTTTATTTCCACCGTCGTGCTGGTCGGCATGCTGGGCGTGTTCCTGTCTCCCAATAGGGGCATCGTCAACCATGTCATTACGTGGTTCGGCGGCCAGCCGATCCTGTTCATGGCCGACGCCGGCTGGTTCCGCCCGCTGTACATTCTGTCCGGCATCTGGCAGGAGACGGGGTTTGCCACCATCATCTACCTGGCCTCGCTTGCCGGCGTCAATCCCGAACTTCACGAAGCGGCGATCATGGACGGAGCAAGCAAATGGAAAAGAGTGCTGAACGTCGATATCCCGAGCATCCTGCCGACGATCGTCATTCTGCTCATTCTGGCGCTCGGCAACGTGATGAGCATCGGGTTCGAGAAAGCGTTCCTTATGCAGAGCGATCTCAACTACTCCGCTTCGAACATCATTCCGACTTACGTGTACGAGACGGGCATTCAGAAAGCGCAGTACAGTTTCTCGACCGCCGTGGGCCTGTTCAACTCGGCAATCAACATTATCCTCATCTTCGCCGTTAACCGCATTGCCAAAAAATTGACGGAAACCAGTCTTTGGTAG
- a CDS encoding LacI family DNA-binding transcriptional regulator gives MSSVKDVAQLAGVAVGTVSRVINNSGAVKPETRRKVEEAIRTLQYVPNEVARNFKMQKSKTVALLLPSIWHPFFSELAYYIEDELDLAGFKLMLCNSGGRPEKELYYLEMLQQNKVAGIVGITYNDVEHMVRTDIPIVSIDRHFDKTITCVTSDNYEGGRLALRELVKAGSTKPAFMGSRTELFSETMNRRDGFADEAEALGVEYVIYEKPDPVVDEDAYYEEFLERHRDIDGVFAITDMFAAKYIERAKKLGIRVPEDVRVIGYDGIQDHAYFHPVLSTIRQPVEEMARMTIQLLFKKIEGTEIEQETYRLPVTFRPGETT, from the coding sequence ATGTCGAGTGTCAAGGATGTCGCTCAGTTGGCCGGCGTCGCGGTCGGAACCGTTTCGCGCGTCATCAACAACTCGGGTGCCGTCAAGCCCGAGACGAGAAGAAAAGTCGAAGAAGCGATTCGTACGCTGCAGTACGTGCCGAACGAAGTCGCGCGCAATTTCAAAATGCAAAAATCGAAGACGGTCGCGCTGCTGCTTCCGAGTATCTGGCATCCGTTCTTCTCGGAACTCGCTTATTACATCGAGGACGAACTGGATCTGGCGGGCTTCAAGCTTATGCTGTGCAACAGCGGCGGACGCCCGGAGAAAGAACTGTATTACCTGGAGATGCTTCAGCAGAACAAGGTGGCCGGCATCGTGGGCATCACGTACAACGACGTCGAACATATGGTACGCACCGATATTCCGATCGTCAGTATCGACCGGCATTTCGACAAGACCATCACCTGCGTCACGTCCGACAATTACGAAGGCGGCCGGTTGGCGCTGCGGGAACTGGTCAAGGCCGGTTCGACCAAGCCCGCTTTTATGGGTTCGCGCACCGAGCTGTTCAGCGAGACGATGAACCGCCGCGACGGCTTCGCGGACGAAGCCGAGGCGCTTGGCGTTGAATACGTCATTTACGAGAAGCCTGATCCGGTCGTCGACGAAGACGCGTATTACGAAGAGTTCCTCGAACGTCACCGCGATATCGACGGCGTGTTCGCGATTACGGACATGTTCGCCGCCAAATATATCGAACGCGCCAAAAAGTTGGGTATCCGGGTGCCCGAAGACGTGCGCGTAATCGGATACGACGGCATTCAGGACCACGCCTATTTCCATCCCGTGCTGTCGACCATTCGCCAGCCCGTCGAAGAGATGGCCCGCATGACGATCCAACTGCTGTTCAAGAAAATCGAAGGCACCGAAATCGAACAGGAAACGTATCGCCTGCCCGTTACGTTCAGACCCGGAGAAACGACGTAA
- a CDS encoding DUF3024 domain-containing protein, whose product MDDFTKRRIEKIMRHYMESAAEEQLRNRRSIGYSLEGDEVMLIEQRPSKDGAGWIELPVAQFRLDAGGWNVYGMDSGGRWRPVPEIPPSDDFQA is encoded by the coding sequence ATGGACGATTTCACGAAGCGACGGATCGAGAAAATCATGCGGCATTATATGGAGAGCGCCGCCGAGGAGCAGCTGCGCAACCGGCGCAGCATCGGCTATTCGCTGGAAGGCGACGAAGTGATGCTGATCGAGCAGCGTCCGTCCAAAGACGGCGCCGGCTGGATCGAGCTGCCGGTCGCTCAGTTCCGGCTCGACGCCGGCGGATGGAACGTCTACGGCATGGACAGCGGCGGCCGCTGGCGCCCGGTGCCGGAGATTCCGCCAAGCGACGATTTCCAGGCGTAG
- a CDS encoding GNAT family N-acetyltransferase, which translates to MDPHKKQAAPRERPTVDQGGSREPSYRIRPATAEDLPFLWDMLFESLYVQEGAEPFDRSILEQPSMRKYAEDWGRAGDFGVIAEAPDGTPLGSATARYFGADNRGYGYVAPDVPELGMALLPGSRGQGIGTALLERLLDGLRERGARRASLSVDPGNESAMKLYRRFGFEEVGREGTSITLMASLGKEGADPTPSEALSSAGEAGTANAAERYAAPGEAELERDPLIVSLRPEPYARMLAGTKKHEFRRRFAGRPAGAYLYVSAPVGAIAAYAQFGRPIAGTPEELAALAERDEPGSYAQTLAYFDGTKRGFAVPILAVRPIAPLPLADMRGTFGFPPPRSYRRLDAASALGRELAERLAAAGEGPEPG; encoded by the coding sequence ATGGACCCTCACAAGAAACAGGCAGCGCCGCGGGAACGCCCGACTGTCGATCAGGGCGGCAGCCGCGAGCCGTCGTACCGGATACGCCCCGCGACAGCAGAAGATCTTCCTTTTCTATGGGACATGCTGTTCGAGTCGTTGTATGTACAAGAAGGCGCGGAGCCGTTCGACCGTTCGATTCTCGAACAGCCGTCCATGCGCAAATACGCGGAAGACTGGGGCCGGGCCGGCGATTTCGGCGTGATTGCCGAAGCGCCGGACGGGACGCCGCTCGGTTCGGCGACAGCCCGTTATTTCGGCGCGGACAACCGGGGCTACGGTTATGTCGCGCCGGACGTACCGGAGCTCGGGATGGCGCTGCTGCCGGGCAGTCGGGGCCAAGGCATCGGGACGGCGCTGCTGGAGCGTCTGCTGGACGGACTGCGGGAGCGGGGCGCGCGGCGGGCATCGCTGAGCGTCGATCCGGGCAACGAATCCGCGATGAAGCTGTACCGCCGCTTCGGCTTCGAAGAAGTCGGCCGGGAAGGGACGTCGATCACGCTGATGGCGAGCTTGGGAAAAGAAGGCGCAGACCCGACTCCGTCCGAAGCTTTATCTTCGGCGGGCGAGGCAGGTACGGCAAATGCGGCAGAGAGGTACGCGGCGCCTGGCGAAGCGGAGCTTGAACGCGACCCGCTGATCGTCAGCCTGCGCCCCGAGCCTTACGCCCGGATGCTCGCGGGCACGAAGAAGCATGAATTTCGGCGGCGCTTCGCAGGCCGGCCGGCCGGCGCGTACCTGTACGTATCCGCGCCGGTCGGAGCGATCGCCGCCTACGCGCAATTCGGCCGCCCGATTGCGGGCACGCCGGAAGAGCTGGCCGCGCTCGCGGAGCGCGACGAGCCAGGCTCGTACGCGCAGACGCTGGCGTATTTCGACGGCACGAAGCGCGGCTTCGCCGTGCCGATTCTGGCGGTGCGGCCGATCGCTCCGCTGCCGCTGGCCGACATGCGCGGGACGTTCGGCTTCCCGCCGCCGCGTTCGTATCGGCGCCTAGACGCGGCGTCCGCGCTGGGCCGCGAACTGGCCGAAAGGCTGGCCGCCGCCGGCGAAGGACCGGAACCCGGGTAA